In the Gossypium raimondii isolate GPD5lz chromosome 9, ASM2569854v1, whole genome shotgun sequence genome, one interval contains:
- the LOC105800169 gene encoding uncharacterized protein LOC105800169, whose protein sequence is MELFYFMVFGALSAVVAALELSKNSKDRINTSPAFNSFKNNYLVVYSLMMAGDWLQGPYVYYLYSTYGFGKGDIGQLFIAGFGSSMLFGTIVGSLADKQGRKRACITYCITYILSCITKHSPEYRILMIGRVLGGIATSLLFSAFESWLVAEHNKRGFEQQWLSLTFSKAIFLGNGLIAILSGLFGNLLVDSLSLGPVAPFDAAACFLAIGMAIIFSSWTENFGDPSENKDLLTQFRGAAIAIASDEKIALLGAIQSLFEGSMYTFVFLWTPALSPNDEEIPHGFIFATFMLASMLGSSLASRLMARSAPRVESYLQIVFVISSASLLLPIITNFLVAPSKVKGGSISFAGCLQLLGFCTFEACVGIFWPSIMKMRSQYIPEEARSTIMNFFRIPLNIFVCIVLYNVDAFPITIMFGMCSIFLFVASILQRRLMAISDKPKMESWTAMDPEAEPLND, encoded by the exons ATGGAGCTGTTCTACTTCATGGTGTTCGGGGCATTGTCAGCGGTGGTGGCAGCATTAGAGCTAAGCAAGAACAGCAAGGATCGAATCAACACATCCCCGGCTTTCAATTCCTTCAAGAACAATTACCTTGTTGTTTACTCTCTCATGATGG CTGGAGACTGGCTGCAGGGTCCATATGTTTACTATCTTTACAGTACATATGGCTTTGGAAAAGGGGACATTGGACAGCTTTTTATTGCTGGTTTTGGATCCTCCATGTTGTTTGGGACAATTGTTGGATCTCTAGCTGACAAACA GGGCCGGAAGAGAGCATGTATTACTTACTGCATAACTTACATACTTAGCTGCATCACCAAGCATTCTCCCGAATACAGAATTTTGATGATAGGTCGAGTTTTGGGAGGTATCGCTACCTCTCTTCTGTTTTCAGCATTTGAGTCATGGCTTGTTGCTGAACATAATAAG AGGGGCTTTGAGCAACAATGGTTGTCACTAACATTTTCAAAGGCAATATTTCTTGGGAACGGTCTAATTGCCATTTTGTCTGGGTTGTTTGGGAACCTACTTGTTGATTCATTATCCCTTGGACCTGTGGCTCCTTTTGATGCTGCTGCATGCTTTCTTGCTATTGGGATGGCCATTATTTTTTCATCATGGACTGAAAATTTTGGAGACCCCTCAGAAAATAAAGACCTGCTTACCCAGTTCAGGGGCGCTGCTATAGCAATTGCTTCTG ATGAAAAAATTGCTTTGCTGGGTGCCATCCAGTCTCTGTTTGAAGGTTCAATGTACACCTTTGTGTTCCTTTGGACCCCTGCCTTGAGCCCCAATGATGAGGAGATTCCTCATGGTTTTATTTTTGCCACGTTCATGTTGGCTTCAATGTTGGGAAGTTCCCTTGCCTCTCGATTGATGGCTCGCTCTGCACCCAGGGTAGAAAGCTACTTGCAGATTGTTTTTGTGATTTCCTCTGCCTCTCTCCTGCTTCCCATTATAACCAAT TTCTTGGTAGCACCTTCTAAAGTGAAAGGCGGAAGCATCTCATTTGCAGGTTGTCTCCAGCTTCTCGGCTTCTGTACTTTCGAGGCTTGTGTAGGGATATTCTGGCCGTCCATTATGAAAATGAGATCCCAATACATCCCAGAGGAGGCTAGGAGCACGATTATGAACTTTTTCCGTATTCCACTCAATATCTTTGTCTGCATCGTGCTGTATAAT GTTGACGCATTTCCCATCACCATTATGTTTGGTATGTGCTCGATTTTCCTCTTCGTGGCATCTATCTTGCAAAGACGGCTGATGGCAATTTCCGACAAACCAA aGATGGAAAGTTGGACAGCAATGGACCCTGAGGCTGAGCCACTGAATGATTGA
- the LOC105800171 gene encoding vacuolar protein sorting-associated protein 26B isoform X2 has protein sequence MNFLIEAFKPACSISIKFSDGKTRKRVPIKRENGQTLLAPLFRNQENIAGKITIEPHQGKRIEHNGVKVELLGQIEMYLDRGNFYDFTSLVRELDVPGDIYERTTYPFEFSMVEMPYETYNGVNVRLRYVLKVTVSRNYGGSIIEYLNFLVHNYSPPPSINTSIKMEVGIEDCLHIEFEYNKSKRRESTVTGATNHVETETLAKFELMDGAPVRGESIPVRLFLSPYALTPTHRNINNKFSVKYYLNLVLVDEEGLRYFKQQQITIYRLPLQDT, from the exons ATG AATTTCCTGATTGAAGCTTTCAAGCCGGCGTGTTCTATCTCCATAAAATTTTCCGATGGAAAAACTCGCAAGCGG GTCCcaattaaaagggaaaatggaCAAACGCTTTTAGCGCCACTTTTCCGAAATCAAGAAAATATTGCTGGGAAG ATTACCATAGAACCACATCAAGGGAAGAGAATTGAACATAATGGTGTGAAAGTTGAGCTCCTTGGCCAAATAG AGATGTATCTTGACAGAGGCAACTTTTATGACTTTACCTCTCTTG TACGTGAATTGGATGTTCCTGGAGATATATACGAGAGAACAACGTATCCATTTGAATTTTCTATGGTTGAAATGCCATATGAAACTTATAATGGTGTGAATGTGCGGCTTAG GTATGTCTTGAAAGTAACAGTTAGTCGTAATTATGGTGGAAGCATAATCGAATACCTGAACTTTTTG GTTCACAATTATTCTCCACCTCCATCAATCAACACTAGCATCAAG ATGGAAGTTGGAATTGAAGATTGCCTGCACATTGAATTTGAGTACAATAAAAGCAA GCGGCGAGAGTCAACAGTAACAGGAGCCACTAACCATGTTGAGACTGAAACACTAGCTAAATTTGAGTTGATGGATGGTGCTCCTGTCAGAG GTGAATCAATTCCAGTGAGGCTGTTTCTTAGTCCATATGCACTGACGCCAACACATCGCAACATTAACAACAAATTCAGTGTGAAGTACTACTTGAATCTTGTGCTGGTAGATGAGGAGGGTCTCCGCTATTTCAAACAGCAGCAAATCACTATCTACAGGCTGCCCTTGCAGGATACCTGA
- the LOC105800171 gene encoding vacuolar protein sorting-associated protein 26A isoform X1 produces MNFLIEAFKPACSISIKFSDGKTRKRVPIKRENGQTLLAPLFRNQENIAGKITIEPHQGKRIEHNGVKVELLGQIEMYLDRGNFYDFTSLVRELDVPGDIYERTTYPFEFSMVEMPYETYNGVNVRLRYVLKVTVSRNYGGSIIEYLNFLVHNYSPPPSINTSIKMEVGIEDCLHIEFEYNKSKYHLKDVIIGKIFFFLVKIKIKNMDIEIRRRESTVTGATNHVETETLAKFELMDGAPVRGESIPVRLFLSPYALTPTHRNINNKFSVKYYLNLVLVDEEGLRYFKQQQITIYRLPLQDT; encoded by the exons ATG AATTTCCTGATTGAAGCTTTCAAGCCGGCGTGTTCTATCTCCATAAAATTTTCCGATGGAAAAACTCGCAAGCGG GTCCcaattaaaagggaaaatggaCAAACGCTTTTAGCGCCACTTTTCCGAAATCAAGAAAATATTGCTGGGAAG ATTACCATAGAACCACATCAAGGGAAGAGAATTGAACATAATGGTGTGAAAGTTGAGCTCCTTGGCCAAATAG AGATGTATCTTGACAGAGGCAACTTTTATGACTTTACCTCTCTTG TACGTGAATTGGATGTTCCTGGAGATATATACGAGAGAACAACGTATCCATTTGAATTTTCTATGGTTGAAATGCCATATGAAACTTATAATGGTGTGAATGTGCGGCTTAG GTATGTCTTGAAAGTAACAGTTAGTCGTAATTATGGTGGAAGCATAATCGAATACCTGAACTTTTTG GTTCACAATTATTCTCCACCTCCATCAATCAACACTAGCATCAAG ATGGAAGTTGGAATTGAAGATTGCCTGCACATTGAATTTGAGTACAATAAAAGCAA GTATCATCTGAAAGATGTAATTATAGGgaagatatttttttttctggtgAAGATAAAGATTAAGAATATGGATATTGAGATCAGGCGGCGAGAGTCAACAGTAACAGGAGCCACTAACCATGTTGAGACTGAAACACTAGCTAAATTTGAGTTGATGGATGGTGCTCCTGTCAGAG GTGAATCAATTCCAGTGAGGCTGTTTCTTAGTCCATATGCACTGACGCCAACACATCGCAACATTAACAACAAATTCAGTGTGAAGTACTACTTGAATCTTGTGCTGGTAGATGAGGAGGGTCTCCGCTATTTCAAACAGCAGCAAATCACTATCTACAGGCTGCCCTTGCAGGATACCTGA
- the LOC105800170 gene encoding uncharacterized protein LOC105800170, whose translation MRKMGSSSSETKLLQELILYAASAALSCLVLFAGLRHLDPNREASKKALEHKKEIAKRLGRPLINTNPYEDVIACDVINPDHIDVEFESIGGLEAIKQALYELVILPLRRPELFSHGKLLGPQKGVLLYGPPGTGKTMLAKAIAKESGAVFINVRISNLMSKWFGDAQKLVAAVFSLAYKLQPAIIFIDEVDSFLGQRRNTDHEAMTNMKTEFMALWDGFTTDQNARVMVLAATNRPSELDEAILRRLPQAFEIGLPDRRERVEILKVILKGENIEESINFDYIASLCEGYTGSDILELCKKAAYFPIRDLLDEEKKGKSSGDPRPLSQADLERVLATSKKTGVAANEYTRLNSQLPGWSRQNHSESDDYQVQAAINELSKLVVSQIVNLQSDSQDT comes from the exons atgcgAAAGATGGGTTCATCTTCGTCGGAGACGAAGCTCCTGCAAGAATTGATTTTATACGCCGCCAGCGCTGCCCTTAGTTGCTTGGTCCTCTTCGCGGGGCTCCGACACCTCGACCCAAACCGGGAAGCTTCTAAAAAAGCTTTGGAGCACAAGAAAGAAATTGCCAAGCGTTTGGGTCGTCCTCTAATCAATACTAATCCCTACGag GATGTAATAGCATGTGATGTCATAAATCCTGATCACATTGACGTGGAATTTGAGTCTATTGGAGGATTAGAAGCCATCAAGCAAGCTCTGTATGAACTAGTGATCCTTCCATTACGGAGACCGGAGTTGTTTTCACATGGAAAGCTTCTTGGTCCTCAAAAAGGGGTTTTGTTATATGGACCCCCTGGTACTGGAAAGACCATGCTCGCTAAAGCCATTGCAAAGGAGTCTGGAGCTGTTTTTATCAATGTGAGGATATCAAATCTAATGAGCAAGTGGTTTGGTGATGCACAGAAACTTG TGGCTGCAGTGTTTAGCTTGGCATATAAACTTCAGCCTGCCATCATATTTATTGACGAGGTCGATAGTTTTCTAGGACAGCGTCGTAATACAGATCATGAAGCAATGACGAACATGAAGACCGAGTTCATGGCTTTATGGGATGGGTTTACAACAGATC AGAATGCCCGAGTTATGGTTCTTGCTGCAACGAATCGCCCATCAGAACTAGATGAAGCCATACTGAGGCGTCTCCCCCAGGCTTTCGAGATTGGACTACCTGACCGCAGGGAGCGGGTTGAGATTCTGAAGGTGATTTTGAAGGGTGAGAATATTGAAGAAAGCATCAACTTTGACTACATAGCCAGTTTGTGTGAAGGGTACACGGGGTCCGATATTCTCGAACTCTGCAAGAAAGCTGCATACTTTCCCATTAGGGACTTATTAGATGAGgagaagaaaggaaaatcaTCTGGA GATCCAAGGCCATTATCACAAGCTGATTTGGAGCGAGTTCTTGCCACATCAAAGAAAACCGGGGTTGCTGCAAATGAATATACCAGGTTAAATTCACAATTACCTGGATGGTCAAGGCAAAACCATAGTGAATCAGATGATTACCAGGTTCAGGCTGCCATTAATGAACTCTCCAAGCTTGTAGTTTCTCAAATTGTTAACCTTCAATCAGATTCTCAGGACACCTGA